TGGCGCCGACGGGGAGCAGCGCTACGTCGCTCTCCTTGAGGCGCGCCTGCGCCTCGGGCCAGGTCATCTCGGCCAGCAGGTAGCGCCCGCCCCCCGGCGCGGGCTCGGTCGCGGGCGGCGGCGCCGGCGGTTCCTCCCCCGAGGTGTGCGGGGTCGCGATCGCCGGGTCGCTCAGCGGCTCGAAGTCGAGCCACAGCCGGCCGCTGCGCTGCACTGCCCCCTCGGCGTGCTGCAGGTAGATGCGAAAGAGCGCGCCCCGGAGGTCCGCCGGGATCACGCCGAGCGGCGAGCGCTCCGGATCGAAGCGCAGCTTCATCACCTCGGGACGCGGGCGGGCCTTGGCGCGACCGACGGCCGCCTCGGGGAGCAGTCCCTTGCGCGCGAGCAGATACGCCAGGTGCTGGGCCCCCTCCGCCTCCTGGTGCACGCCCCCCTCGGCCAGCGCGCGCAGACACTGCTCGACCTGCTTCGGCGTGTAGCCGCAGACGGCCGGGTCGGTCCCCATGGCCACCAGCATGCCGACGATGCGCCGGCACTTCTCGCAGGCCCCGCAGGGCAGGACCCGCTCCCCTTCCGTGTGCGTGGCGTGGCACGAGACCTGGAATTTGATCAGGTCGGGGTACCGCTCGGCGAGGATCTTCTCGATCAAGATCTCCGAGAGGGGCCGCAGGATCGAAAACTGCGAGACCCCGAAACCCTTGCGGTGGAAGTAGCGGCTCATCGCCGCGTCGAAGTAGCGGCTCTGGTCGAACAGACCGTTGTAGTGCGTGATCCCGCGGTGCGTGGTGCGCACCGTGGTGTCGTACTCGTCGCCGATGATCAGGCGCCCGATCCCACGCTTGCGCAGCAGCGGCAGCGCGCCGAAGAGAAAGACCGCCACGGTCCAGAGCCGGACCGGATACTCGTCGGCGCGCACGCGCGCGAAGTCGGGCCGCACGAAGGCCAGGTGCCGCTTCATCCAGGAGAAGAGCCGATCGGCGTTGGTCCAGACCCGCGCCGTGCCGGGCACGTTGGCCGCGAAGTGCCGGTAGGCGTTGAGCGCCGTGAACCAGTGCCGCCCCGCTTCGTTGACGAAGATCGCGTGGGTCTCCTTGCCGAGCTCGCGCAGCGCCCCGAAGGAGAGCAGGCTGTCCTTCCCGCCGCTCGAGAGCACCGCGTGGCGCGAGGACTCGACCCCCCAGCGCCGCGCCCCCTCCTCCGAACCCTGCACCGCAGTCACGGGCGGCGGGTCCTTGAAGTAGAGCGCCGCCCGCAGGTAGCTCTCGCGCTTCACCACCGGCAGACTCGCCGCCGGCCCGACGATGAAGGGGTTCGGCTCGAGGAACTTCTTCACGTAGATCTCGCGCGCCGTGTTGCGCGCCATCTCCTCAAGGAACTGCCGGTCCACCGCGTCGAACGGCCCGGCGAAGACGATCTCCTTGCAGAAGAGGCCGTAGTTGAGCGCGACCTGCGCGGCCATCATCGCCGCCAGGTTCTCCGAGGCCGGCTCGCCCGGTGTGAAGACCTCCTCCTCGAAGACGTACGAGAGCTCGAAGACATGGCTCCCCTCCTTCTGCACTACCCGGTAGGGGCAGACGAGGCGCGTGGGCTGGAGCTCGACGGGGCCGACCTCGAGCCGGCGGATCACCGTGAGCGGTCGCAGCGGATCCTTGCCGCTCTCGGGGACCTCGGGATTCGTCGTCGGGGAAGGAGCGCCGCCGTCGCCCGGCCGGGGCGAGGACCCGCGGGTGGTCATCCGCGCGCCCCCGCGCGCTTCGCGAGGTGGGGTCGCAGCACCTCGACGAGCGGCCCCGCCCCCTGGAGGAGCACGTCGCAGGCCGGACGTCCGGTGAGCTTGCCGATCGCCGCGCAGGCCGAGGGGACCTCCGCGAGCGGCAGGCCCTCGTGGTTCACGGTCACCGCGACCACGGGTCGCCCCGAGATGAGCTCGAGGGCCCGGATCTGCGTGTCGATGGGGTGCAGCGGGTAGCCGGGGAAGCCGTCGTACTCCTTGCGCGCGGGGGCGTGCTGGAGC
This sequence is a window from Deltaproteobacteria bacterium. Protein-coding genes within it:
- a CDS encoding creatininase family protein, coding for MTTRGSSPRPGDGGAPSPTTNPEVPESGKDPLRPLTVIRRLEVGPVELQPTRLVCPYRVVQKEGSHVFELSYVFEEEVFTPGEPASENLAAMMAAQVALNYGLFCKEIVFAGPFDAVDRQFLEEMARNTAREIYVKKFLEPNPFIVGPAASLPVVKRESYLRAALYFKDPPPVTAVQGSEEGARRWGVESSRHAVLSSGGKDSLLSFGALRELGKETHAIFVNEAGRHWFTALNAYRHFAANVPGTARVWTNADRLFSWMKRHLAFVRPDFARVRADEYPVRLWTVAVFLFGALPLLRKRGIGRLIIGDEYDTTVRTTHRGITHYNGLFDQSRYFDAAMSRYFHRKGFGVSQFSILRPLSEILIEKILAERYPDLIKFQVSCHATHTEGERVLPCGACEKCRRIVGMLVAMGTDPAVCGYTPKQVEQCLRALAEGGVHQEAEGAQHLAYLLARKGLLPEAAVGRAKARPRPEVMKLRFDPERSPLGVIPADLRGALFRIYLQHAEGAVQRSGRLWLDFEPLSDPAIATPHTSGEEPPAPPPATEPAPGGGRYLLAEMTWPEAQARLKESDVALLPVGAIEQHGPHLPLDTDAFDADYLARRVAEGCSDPKPLVLPVMAYGVSYHHADFAGTLSVSPETLSRMVYEVGTAVARHGVTKLVIVNGHGGNGPALHFAAQMINRDARIFTCVESGETSDPDIYALVETPNDVHAGEIETSTTLAVRPELVHMDEAREFVPRFTSRYLDFASKRSVGWYAHTAQLSPSGVFGDPTKATREKGDRIWELMIKHLVHFIEDIKFLTLDEIYERRV